GATTTTTCGTTACGTCTTTGAATTTTGACATATATCTGTATTCCAAACTTTGACAAGATAtaactattaattgcgaataaTTTTTTAAACGTAATATGAAATATTTTAATTGTGAGAAATggttattatttaatattacaGCAAAAAGTTTAATGGAACTTATACAATTTGTATTTGTGTTTCAACAATATGTTTTTGTGAATTGAAACAATTTGTTAGCAAAGTAAGTAAAACCAAATAATCAAttctaaataattataaaatttatataaatgaatatatgttttaacaatattcatatatgactattgataaCAATAATTGTGCAGGTTTATAAATATCATATTAATTATTTTCGTACAATTAAaatgataaataaaaataataataatgtttcaGAGACAAGGATGTGGCACAAATTTTACATTAATCAAGAAGTTAAAATAATAGATATTGACAGTATTTTTTACATAAAATATTGGCTTCAAGAATttttaaaagaaagtaaatcaaTTTATAACAAAGTTTGTAATTCTATTCGTTTTCAGTAGAAAGGAATACCAATTTTTAAGGAGACATATTTTAAGACATAATTAGTTATTATTCATAAAATAGTTATCAATGAATTATTCCAGAATTctagcttttaatatttttctgTAAGTATAACATTTTGTTCAATgcacatattatatcatatataatacaattaatttaaattatttatactACACACATATTGTATGTAAAGTCATTTTATACACACATGTACATATGTAATAAACTTATTAAAAACTTATATGTATATCAAATACATAACAATTGCTTACTAGTTTTACACAAAACGTTTTAAAAAATACATTTACGAACATTTCACCTTACCATTCAAGTCATggtatttttataattttagtACGTGTAACGgtatgtatatataacacataTATAGTAAAGCATGAGGCATTCATAAAGAGAATATAATTATAAGaatgaattattatttagtatttgTGCTCTTAAGCGTCATTTTCTTTTAAAACTTTTGAGAATTCAAATACGACTTAAAATCCGCGTTCAAACATACGTACATCATATGTTAATTGTGTGAAGCTTTTAAATTTTTATACAAACATTATTTGCCAGCAAATAATACCATTCACCAATTGACCCAATAGGTAATCGTTTTTCTAAGTATGTATTAGAATATAATACGTAATTAGAAGAATTTCAAATTTCTGGTGGTGGGCCGTACATCGGGTTTAACTGTTGAGTGCAACGTATAAATGTAGCACGACGTGGTAATTCACGTAATCGTTCAGCTCCCGTATACGTACAAGCAGAACGTAAACCCCCCAATATGTCTAAAACAGTGTTTTCCACTGAACCTTTATAAGGTATTTCCACAGTTTTACCTTCTGATGATCTGGAAAAATTGGAAAGTAAAACAAAGCGCATTACTCTTACAATTGTGATTCACTTTTATCTATAGAACATAATGCTAAGAAGTTTGGTAAAACTTGTATTGAAATCTCTTAGACATTCTGTATACCAACCTATATTCAGCAACACCACCAGCATGTTTCCTCATTGCTGTATTTGAAGCCATACCATAAAAAAGTTTGTACATTTTTCCATTTTTCTCTATAATATCTCCTCCACATTCATCGTGCCCAGCAAACATACCACCTGCCATTACAAAATCTGCTCCAGCACCGAAAGCTTTTGCTATATCACCTGGACATGTACAACCACCATCCTAAAATAAAGTATACTTACTAATGGGATACTAGAAATTTCAATATCGCATATTTATGGTAATGGAATCAGataaataatatacaaaatGTAATATATGATTATTTACAGATATAATATGTCCTTTCAAGCCATGAGCAGCGTCTGCACATTCAATTACAGCACTTAATTGTGGGTACCCTACACCAGTCTTCATTCGCGTAGTGCACACAGACCCAGGACCAATTCCAACTTTTATTACATCAGCTCCAGATAGTATTAATTCTTCTACCATTTCTCCAGTAACCACATTCCCTGCCTGTAGTGGTAGTAATTAATCTTTACTTTTAAATGTAAGGTGCATATTAGTACTAATAAGCAATCAAGTGATTCATTGAATTTTTCCTTTAACATCAATATGATCACTTACAATTATTGTGTGATTAGGAAACTCTGCTCTCACTTTCCTAACATATTCTATAAAATGCTGTGAATATCCATTAGCAACATCTAAACAAATAAAAGACAATTCTGGTACAGCTGTTAGAACATTAGATAGCCGTTCAAAATCTTCCTTTCCCGTGCCAGAACTAGCAGCTACATTTTTAAGGCACTCAGGATTTTTCGTAGCAAAGTTTTTCCAGTCCTCCAATGAATAATACTTATGAACAGTTGTAAACAGGCCATGCTAAAAAGTAACAAAGCTGTTACAAGTATCTTTTCTCTCATTTCATATCAAGTAATGTAATTACATTAAAGTAGAACTCCAATGTAACTATATTGATAGATCAAATACTTAGACCATTCATATAACAAGAGTTCACTAATTTCATCAACTATTCATAATTCTGTGCTCAAATAATTGTAATTCAtatacaaataaatgaatttgaaaaaattcataatagttttatgaaaaatatacCTTGGATAAAGCTTTAGCCATTTCAAACGTTCCTACTGTATCCATATTCGAAGCCATTACAGGTATTCCCTTGTAATTTTGTTTTGAATTACGAAAAGTAATTTCTCTGAACAAATCGACCTAAAATTGTAAGAAGTTTTCCTTTTATTAATACAATATTTAGGGAACATTCAAAGTACAAAATTAATATAAGGGAATAGATATCTTCACGCTAaattgaatcatataaatgaaaaCTTAACTATTTTCTACTAAAGTgcaaatgtatacattttttacatattattaaatttattgttTCATTAATAGATATAGAAATAATTGAAGCTTTAAAGATAATAGGATATTTTTTGCCCAAGAAGAACAATTTTTTAAGACAATTCTTGTTATGCGCATATAAAGGAAAAAATATGTTCTTAAAAGCTAACATTGCGAAACAAAACGTAGACTGTATtataattttaaattatattgGCTACATGTAAAATTGCACTAGATTCCATACAAGAAAAAAAGGCGATAGATTTGTGCAAATCTTTATAAATGATAAGAATATTACTTACATCGGATCTGCTTTTCAACGTACTCCTTTTCGGCCGTAATAAAACGTCCTTAAAATCTAATTTGATGTCGTTAATAATATTAGGCATTTTAAGCGATTTTTTTTCACCGACTTCACTTAACTTCACTTTTAGCAGACGACGTGGACCCACTCCTGTCGAGAAATAAAGATCATATGAGCATGTAGTGTCGCGATAATACATATATGCACTTGAAATAATAAAAGTTACCAATAAGATTGCAGCAAGTATTATAGCACTTACACGagcaataaaaaatgattaataGCAAGAAACGTGACAGTTGTGTGCGGAATTTCAGATTTCCAATGGCATCTATTATTAAATTCTCGCATATAATTGAAATGTTTTGTACTACATTTAAGATTTGGTAATTTTCTTCCTCACGCGTTAAATGAACTCACCTATACGTATCGGCACGCGCCTTTTAATTATAAAAAGTGTAGCTCGATAAAGGAAACTTTTATTGCAATCTAAACCACTTGCATTTTTGTCAAAGCTATTGGTTTCTTGTtgcgatctttattgctacatcGACATAACTGTTGCTAAGCGAGTCAACAGAAATTTGCTTAGGAAATAGCTATATTTATATCTTAaactttttatatattttcgaattttttaatattcatattgTAGATAAAAAGATTATAATTGTGATACATATTTCATTTAAGCAAATGTACGTAATATTtcgaaaataataattattattacttaagtAATGCAGAATTACGATCGCATAATTATAATATGATGATCGGCCGTGATTTATAACTTATTTAAAAAGGTACTTGCATATCGCttttatatatgtacataaatTTAATTTACACTAATGAAATATGATTAATGCTTCAAACATTAAATTTAACTTAAATAAAACAGTATTTGCACATATTGTAAGTATACATACCATCAGTGTAATACAATTTGACATTTATCTAATCTATGAAAATTAAATGAAATTTAATGGTaatgaaattaaattttttcTACATTTTTGGTcgaaaattatatataattttttataaGAAACGAAaagttttattaaaaaattatctaCTTTAAAATAATTAGAGAATACCTTAGGTTATATTTTAATTAGTATAATAATCGCTACTATTTAAAAACCGATTGTTAAGGGACAACTTGTGTATCGATAGTTTAAAATTCGACatctgtatattatatattacgtaTAGATGTACACGGATATGTAGTAGGCACACATATGTATACGCATGTAAGTGAAGTATTTGAGAACTGTGATCGAACTGTGACCTAACTGCGCTAGTAGCCATTTTATTTCTTCTAGAGTTGGAGCTGGTGAGAACAGTAAGTTTTTACACAATTTAAGCACTGAATTATAAGTTGTTTTTATTAATATTGAGCAACACATTGCCGTTATTATAAGATGGTTCGCTAATTGTAAAAAATCCAAATGTATTTCAGTCTGTCAGTTAAATTATTTTGCGAAATATACTCTGTTAGGTAACTAGTGAACACGACAGTCAATATGTAACATTACCTAAAAGTCAACAATTTTGCTAAATTTACTTAACACATTAAAGAAGTGTCTATAGACACCTTCCACAATTTTCTGTGATAAAATTTATATCGATATTTTCAAATCAATACCCTGTCACAATAGTTTTGCATTACATGCTCAACTGAGGTGATATTGTAGTCATATtacttttatatatattatacatacataactaataattattatatttccTACTAATGAAATTACTATATGTGATGTTTTATAAGTCATATAGA
The window above is part of the Xylocopa sonorina isolate GNS202 chromosome 3, iyXylSono1_principal, whole genome shotgun sequence genome. Proteins encoded here:
- the LOC143422542 gene encoding GMP reductase 1; translation: MPNIINDIKLDFKDVLLRPKRSTLKSRSDVDLFREITFRNSKQNYKGIPVMASNMDTVGTFEMAKALSKHGLFTTVHKYYSLEDWKNFATKNPECLKNVAASSGTGKEDFERLSNVLTAVPELSFICLDVANGYSQHFIEYVRKVRAEFPNHTIIAGNVVTGEMVEELILSGADVIKVGIGPGSVCTTRMKTGVGYPQLSAVIECADAAHGLKGHIISDGGCTCPGDIAKAFGAGADFVMAGGMFAGHDECGGDIIEKNGKMYKLFYGMASNTAMRKHAGGVAEYRSSEGKTVEIPYKGSVENTVLDILGGLRSACTYTGAERLRELPRRATFIRCTQQLNPMYGPPPEI